The Mesotoga sp. UBA6090 region GAGAATCTCCTTCCACACTGTGGGCGAGACGATAGGCCAGTACCGCAAGGGAAGAAGATTGAGCGTGGCCGCCGACAAACTTGCGACAACCTCAATGACGATTCTTGAGATAGCTTTGCAGCTCGGCTATGATTCGCAAGAATCTTTTACCAGAGCATTTAAGAGCAGATACTACATGACGCCTGGCAAGTATCGCAGATTCGGACTTCACTTCGCCGTTACCCAAAAGAAAAGACTCCTCTATAAGAGGAACCTAATAGGTCTTGAGGAAAGAAAGAAAATGGAACCGAAAACCCTTCACAAACCTGCATTCAAAGTGATTGGCCTGAAGTACTATGGAAATGATCCTACCAACAACTGTCCTGATCTTTGGAGAGACTTTATGGAGAGACTTCCAGAGATTGAGAACGTCATATCGGCGAAGGAAAGCTATGGACTAATGTGCACAGGCGAAGAGGACTTCGTTGACGGAAAGTTCGACTATACTGCATCGGTAGCAGTCTCCAGTCTGGAGAACATTCCCGAAGGAATGGTTGGTGCTGAGATACCCGAGGCGACGTACGCAGTCTTCACTCACAATGGAAATCTGGATTCTCTGCAGGAAACTTACGAATACATCCATGGAAAGTGGTTTCAGAATTGGGAGTATGAACCGACTGGACTTAATGAGTTCGAGTTATATGACGAGAGATTTACCGGAGAAGAGGACTCTGAGCTTTATATCTACATCCCTATTAAGAAAAAACAGTAGATCATCGAAAAAGGGGACCGATTTGATCGGTCTCCTTTGTTCTTCATCAGTTATATGTTGTGCTTCTTAAGAAAGTCGTCAATTACATCTTCCAGATCAGGCTTTCCAATCTCCTGAAGCTCGTAGCCAATCCTTACTGCCGGCTTCTTGATATCAATGACTCTCCTAAGATCAATCGGAGTTCCGATTATCACAAGATCAACATCGGCCTTGTTTATGGTCTCCTCAAGCTCTTTCATTTGCTTCTCGCCGTATCCCATTGCAGGAAGGATCTGATCCAGATGACTATATTTCTCGTAAGTGGAGATAAGAGATCCCACTGCATATGGCCGCGGGTCAACTATCTCTGCAGCACCAAACTTCTTGGCCGCTACCCAACCTGCTCCGTATCTCATTCCACCGTGGGTAAGAGTCGGACCATCCTCGACAACAAGAACTCTCTTGCCTTTGATTTCGGAAGACTTACCACCCTCTATAGTAATCGGTGAAGCTCCGTCAACAACTACTGCACTTGGGTTGAATTTTGCTATGTTCTGGCGAACAATGTCGATATCCTCTGGAGAAGCCGTTTCCTCTTTGTTGATGACGATAACATCGGCCATCATGAGGTTTGCGAAGCCGGGGTAGTAGGTAGTCTCATGACCTGCTCTGTGAGGATCGGTCACCGTGATGTAGAGATCTGTCTTGTAGA contains the following coding sequences:
- a CDS encoding AraC family transcriptional regulator; its protein translation is MNSVIDYIEEHLSSQITLTDLCSESFYSSVHLQRISFHTVGETIGQYRKGRRLSVAADKLATTSMTILEIALQLGYDSQESFTRAFKSRYYMTPGKYRRFGLHFAVTQKKRLLYKRNLIGLEERKKMEPKTLHKPAFKVIGLKYYGNDPTNNCPDLWRDFMERLPEIENVISAKESYGLMCTGEEDFVDGKFDYTASVAVSSLENIPEGMVGAEIPEATYAVFTHNGNLDSLQETYEYIHGKWFQNWEYEPTGLNEFELYDERFTGEEDSELYIYIPIKKKQ